GGCCGCGGTCGCGAACGCCGTGCAGCGCGCGGCGGGCGTCACGCTCGCGGAGCTGCCCATCTCGCCGCCGCGCCTGCTCGAGGCCATCGACCGCGCGGGCTAGTGACGTGGCGCGCGTGTTCTTCGCCTCCGGCCTGCGCCGCTTCGTGGGAGGCGCCGACTCGGTCGAGCTCGAGGCGCGCGACGTGCGCGAGCTGCTTTCCGCGCTCGAAGCGCGCTACCCGGGAATCAGCGCCGCGATCGGCGCGGACTGCAGCGTCGCGATCGACGGCGAGATCCTCCCACGCGCCGAAGCGCATCTCGAGCGCCTGCGACCCGAGAGCGAGGTCCACTTCCTGGCGCAGATCTCCGGCGGCTAGCCCGCGCGCGTCTCGAGCGCGAGAGCCTCGAAGGCGCTCGCGCGCGGGTCCGTGCCGCCGACGATCCGCGCCAGCCACGCCCGCACGTAGGCCGCATCGAAGCGCGCCCCTCGGGAGTGAAGGATCTGCTCGATGTCCGCCCAATCCTTGCGCCGATCGAAGAGCACCTTGAAGACCACCAGATCTTCCGCGGAGAGCACCGAGATCGTCGTCCCGAGGAAGTCGGCATGCCGCGCGCGCTCGCGGCAGGCGTCGTGGAGCGCGTCGTAGGCGAAGAACAGATCGAGTGGGGTGCCGGCCCAGTCGAGCCGGACCTGGCCGTCGCGGGCGATGCTCGAGAGCGCCCCCTGCTCGTCGATCGCGACGCCGAGCGGCCGAAGCAGCTCCAGAACGGATGCGGCCTCGCGCTCGTGGACGAAGACGTTCACGTCGATGTCGACCGTGCCGCGCGGCTCGCCGCAGTAGAGAAGAGCGATGGCGCCGCCAAACGCGTGCGGGATGCCGGCCGACACCAGGGAGTGTGACAATGCCTGGATCTTCTCGTGCGGGAGGGCCGCAGTCGGACTCATCGGCCTAGCGCGAGGAGATCCGGATCACCGGAAGCGGAGGCTTCACGGCCACCGCACCGCGCATTCGCGCTAGTTCGGCGCAGATCCGCGACAGCTCCACGAACGCGGCGACGCGCTCGGCATCCGTCGCTCCGGCCCACTCTCTCGCGCGCGCTCGTGCGTTCTCCGCGGCAGAGGCGCGGGCGAGTCTCTCGAGCAAGAGAGCGTGAGATCGAGATGGAGCTTGCGGGCTCGAGGGCGTCG
The genomic region above belongs to Deltaproteobacteria bacterium and contains:
- a CDS encoding nucleotidyltransferase family protein, yielding MSPTAALPHEKIQALSHSLVSAGIPHAFGGAIALLYCGEPRGTVDIDVNVFVHEREAASVLELLRPLGVAIDEQGALSSIARDGQVRLDWAGTPLDLFFAYDALHDACRERARHADFLGTTISVLSAEDLVVFKVLFDRRKDWADIEQILHSRGARFDAAYVRAWLARIVGGTDPRASAFEALALETRAG
- a CDS encoding MoaD/ThiS family protein translates to MARVFFASGLRRFVGGADSVELEARDVRELLSALEARYPGISAAIGADCSVAIDGEILPRAEAHLERLRPESEVHFLAQISGG